In a genomic window of Salminus brasiliensis chromosome 12, fSalBra1.hap2, whole genome shotgun sequence:
- the aclya gene encoding ATP-citrate synthase, with amino-acid sequence MSAKAISEQTGKEFLYKHICTTAAVQNRFRYANVTTETRWDQLVQDHPWLLTERLVVKPDQLIKRRGKLGLVGVNLDLQGVKEWLKPRLMKETTVGKAKGILKNFLIEPFVAHKQEEEFYVCIYAAREGDYVLFHHEGGVDVGDVDSKAQKLLVGVDEKLQPDSVKQKLLTHVPADKKEVLTSFLVGLFNLYEDLYFTYLEINPLVVTKSGVYVLDMAAKIDATADYLCKAKWGDVEFPPPFGREAYPEEAYIADLDAKSGASLKLTLLNPRGRIWTMVAGGGASVVYSDTICDLGGVDELANYGEYSGAPSEQQTYDYAKTILSLMTREKHRDGKVLIIGGSIANFTNVAATFKGIVRAIRDFQEPLKEHEVSIFVRRGGPNYQEGLRVMGEVGKTTGIPIHVFGTETHMTAIVGMALGHRPIATQPRVAAHTANFLLNTSGSSLTPNSSRTASFSEMKCGVGSSPSNQARPGAPPAKATTLFSKHTKAIVWGMQTRAVQGMLDFDYVCSRAEPSVAAMVYPFTGDHKQKFYWGHKEILLPVYKNMSDAMKKHPEVDVLISFASLRSAFDSTMETLQYPQIHTIAIIAEGIPEALTRKIIKKADEKGVTVIGPATVGGIKPGCFKIGNTGGMLDNILASKLYRPGSVAYVSRSGGMSNELNNIISRTTDGVFEGVAIGGDRYPGSVFMDHVLRYQDSPEVKMIVVLGEIGGTEEYKVCQGIKEGRINKPVVCWCIGTCATMFSSEVQFGHAGACANQTSETAVAKNKALKEAGAFVPRSFDELGEIIKTVYDDLVSRGVIVPAKEVPPPTVPMDYSWARELGLIRKPASFMTSICDERGQELIYAGMPITEVFKSEIGLGGTLGLLWFQRRLPRYACQFIEMCLMVTADHGPAVSGAHNTIVCARAGKDLISSLTSGLLTIGDRFGGALDAAAKQFSKAFDSGMLPMEFVNKMKKDGKLIMGIGHRVKSINNPDMRVQILKDFVKQHFPATQLLDYALDVEKITTSKKPNLILNVDGFIGVAFVDLLRTCGGFTRDEADEFVEIGALNGIFVLGRSMGFIGHYLDQKRLKQGLYRHPWDDISYVLPEHMSM; translated from the exons ATGTCAGCAAAGGCCATCTCTGAGCAGACAGGAAAAGAGTTCCTGTATAAGCACATCTGCACCACAGCGGCAGTGCAGAACCGATTCCGCTACGCTAACGTGACCACAGAAACACGCTGGGACCAGCTGGTCCAGGATCATCCATGGCTTCTGACTGAG CGACTGGTTGTGAAGCCAGATCAGCTAATCAAGCGCAGGGGGAAGCTGGGACTTGTGGGTGTGAATCTTGACTTACAGGGGGTCAAAGAATGGCTCAAACCCCGCCTGATGAAAGAGACCACG GTGGGGAAGGCTAAAGGCATCCTGAAGAACTTCCTCATAGAGCCTTTTGTTGCCCATAAGCAG GAGGAGGAATTTTACGTGTGTATTTACGCAGCACGTGAGGGTGATTACGTGCTGTTTCATCATGAGGGTGGTGTTGATGTCGGTGATGTCGACTCTAAAGCTCAGAAGCTGCTGGTGGGTGTGGACGAGAAGCTCCAGCCAGATTCCGTCAAACAAAAGCTGCTCACACACGTCCCCGCCGACAAaaaaga GGTGCTGACCAGTTTCCTGGTGGGCTTGTTTAACCTGTATGAGGACCTATACTTCACCTACCTGGAGATCAACCCTCTGG TGGTGACTAAGAGTGGAGTGTATGTATTGGACATGGCTGCTAAGATTGATGCTACAGCTGACTACCTGTGTAAAGCTAAATGGGGTGATGTGGAGTTTCCCCCTCCATTCGGCAGAGAGGCCTATCCTGAG GAGGCATATATAGCAGATTTGGACGCTAAAAGTGGTGCCAGTTTGAAGCTCACTCTTCTTAATCCCCGGGGACGCATCTGGACTATGGTGGCAGGGGGTGGAGCTTCAGTCGTGTACAG TGACACGATCTGTGACCTGGGCGGAGTCGATGAGCTGGCTAATTATGGAGAGTACTCAGGTGCTCCCAGTgaacagcagacatatgactacGCCAAGACCATCCTGTCCCTCATGACCCGAGAGAAACATCGAGATG gGAAGGTGCTGATCATTGGGGGAAGCATCGCTAACTTCACCAATGTCGCCGCAACATTTAAG GGTATCGTCAGGGCAATCAGAGACTTTCAGGAGCCTCTGAAGGAGCATGAGGTCTCTATCTTTGTGCGACGTGGTGGTCCAAACTATCAGGAGGGTCTGAGAGTGATGGGAGAAGTGG gtaaaaCCACAGGTATCCCTATCCATGTTTTTGGCACTGAGACCCACATGACAGCCATCGTTGGGATGGCTCTGGGCCATCGACCAATTGCCACTCAGCCACGCGTCGCTGCCCACACCGCCAACTTCCTGCTTAACACCAGCGGCAGCTccttg ACCCCCAACTCCAGCAGGACTGCATCTTTTTCTGAGATGAAGTGTGGAGTGGGGTCTTCACCATCCAATCAGGCCAGACCAGGAGCTCCACCAG CAAAAGCCACCACTCTGTTCAGCAAGCACACCAAGGCCATTGTGTGGGGAATGCAAACACGGGCCGTGCAGGGAATGCTGGACTTCGACTATGTGTGTTCTCGTGCAGAGCCCTCGGTGGCAGCCATGGTCTACCCCTTCAC TGGAGACCATAAGCAGAAGTTCTATTGGGGTCATAAGGAGATTTTGTTGCCTGTCTATAAGAATATGTCAGATGCCATGAAGAAACATCCCGAAGTGGATGTGCTGATCagctttgcttctctgcgctcTGCCTTCGACAGCACCATGGAAACGTTACAGTACCCACAG aTTCATACTATTGCAATTATAGCTGAAGGCATCCCCGAGGCACTGACCCGCAAGATCATCAAAAAAGCAGATGAAAAAGGCGTGACTGTCATAGGACCAGCAACG GTTGGAGGCATAAAGCCCGGCTGTTTTAAGATCGGTAATACAGGCGGGATGCTGGACAACATCCTGGCGTCCAAGTTGTACCGGCCGGGCAGCGTGGCTTACGTCTCTCGCTCCGGGGGCATGTCCAACGAGCTTAACAACATCATCTCCCGTACCACTGACGGAGTGTTCGAGGGCGTTGCTATTGGGGGAGACAG GTACCCAGGCTCAGTGTTTATGGACCATGTGTTGAGGTATCAGGACTCACCGGAGGTGAAGATGATTGTTGTGCTGGGAGAG ATTGGAGGTACAGAGGAGTATAAGGTTTGTCAGGGCATTAAAGAGGGAAGGATCAATAAGCCTGTCGTCTGCTGGTGCATCGGCACCTGTGCCACCATGTTCTCTTCTGag GTGCAGTTCGGCCATGCTGGAGCGTGTGCTAACCAGACCTCAGAAACTGCAGTGGCCAAAAACAAGGCCCTGAAAGAGGCTGGAGCCTTCGTACCAAGGAGCTTTGACGAACTAGGAGAGATCATTAA GACCGTTTATGATGACCTGGTGAGCCGAGGTGTGATTGTGCCTGCTAAGGAAGTACCCCCTCCCACTGTGCCTATGGACTACTCCTGGGCAAGA GAGTTGGGTCTGATCCGTAAGCCGGCATCCTTCATGACCAGTATCTGtgatgagagaggtcaggaGCTGATCTACGCTGGAATGCCCATCACAGAGGTCTTTAAATCAGAGATAGGTCTGGGGGGAACCCTAGGCCTGCTCTGGTTCCAGAGGAG GCTGCCACGATACGCGTGTCAGTTCATAGAGATGTGTTTAATGGTCACTGCGGATCACGGCCCTGCAGTGTCTGGAGCCCATAACACCATTGTGTGTGCCCGTGCTGGCAAGGACCTCATCTCCAGCCTCACATCTGGCCTGCTAACCATC gggGACCGGTTTGGTGGTGCTCTGGACGCTGCCGCTAAGCAGTTCAGTAAGGCATTTGACAGTGGAATGCTTCCCATGGAGTTCGTCAACAAGATGAAGAAAGACGGCAAACTGATCATGGGGATCGGGCACAGGGTCAAATCT ATCAATAACCCTGATATGAGGGTGCAGATCCTGAAAGACTTTGTGAAGCAGCACTTTCCTGCCACTCAGCTACTGGATTATGCTCTGGATGTGGAAAAAATCACCACCTCTAAG AAACCGAACCTCATTCTGAATGTAGATGGTTTTATTGGTGTGGCGTTTGTGGATCTGCTCAGGACCTGTGGAGGATTCACACG GGACGAGGCGGATGAGTTTGTGGAGATCGGAGCTCTGAATGGAATCTTTGTTTTGGGACGCAGTATGGGCTTCATTG GCCACTATCTGGATCAGAAGCGCCTGAAACAGGGTCTGTACCGCCACCCTTGGGACGACATCTCCTACGTCCTACCTGAGCATATGTCCATGTAA